The Campylobacter concisus sequence TGCCAAGGTGGCGAACGTCACAAAGCACATAAGCGCTCATGCCCTCTCCAAAGCCTCTGCCTTCGCGAATTTCTGTCTCGATCGCACGAGCGACAACGTCACGAGGAGCTAGTTCCATCTTTTCGTGATAGTTTTTCATAAAGCGCTCGCCCTTGTTATTTAACAAGTATCCACCCTCGCCGCGAGCAGCTTCTGTGATTAGTGTGCCACCATTTTGAACGCCAGTTGGGTGAAACTGAAGCATCTCAGGATCTTCAAAACCAAGACCTGCTTTAAGCGCAGCAGCGATGCCATCACCAGTTGCTATAAAAGGAACTGATGTGCGGTTATAGAAAATTCTAGTGTATCCGCCAGTTGCGATGACTAGAGATTTGCAAAGAACTGGGTAAATTTGACCATCTTGGATGTTGCGAAGAACGACGCCTTCAACCTTGCCATCCTCAAGACCGATCTCAAGTAGCTCATGATCCATTAAAAATTTAACGCCAGCTGTGATAGCGTCATCAAGACAAGCGTGCATCAAAATGTGACCAGTTTTATCAGCCGCGTAGTTACAGCGTTTTTTACTAGCGCCACCCATGAAGCGAAACGCAACATCGCCATTATCTTTACGGGACACGTCGCCATTATCTATACGAGAAAAGAGCATGCCGTTGTGATCTAGCTCGTGAATGACTGCGCCTGCTGCCTCGCAAAATTTCACAACTGCATCTTGATCGGCAAGATAAGCCGCACCTTTAACTGTGTCATAAGCGTGAAGCTTGAAGCTGTCGCCATTACTAAAGTCAGTAACGCCGTTTATTCCACCCTCTGCCATACAGGTCGCATTACGTGATGGCATCATCTTTGTAGCAACAACGACGGTTGAGTTTGGATATTGCTTGCGAACGGCTGTTGCTGCACGAAGTCCAGCACCACCAGAGCCGATTATTAGCACATCAACAGATGGTAAGCCACTTTCATTGCCTTTTGGCAACTCACCAGCAAAAATATTGGTCGCACCAGCTGTTGTAGCTAGCGCACCTACGCTGATACAGGCACTTTGTAGAAATTCTCTTCTGGTAAATTTTTCACTCATTGATAACTTCCTATCTTAGTAAATTTTTAGCGTTTAAAACGCACCGCCAGTTTATTTCTTAATATTTTTTAAAACAGCTATATTAATTAAATAATTAATAATGAAAGATTACATTAAATTTACTTAGAAGAAACATAAAGATTTATTTTAGATTAAGAAATGAGAGCTGATATTAAAATCAAAAAAGATAAAATGGGCTTTTCAAGGTAGTTTATATAAATTTAGCGGTAGAAATTTTATAAGATATATAAAAATTTCTACCGATTTGAAGTTTACTTTTATTTTTGAGTTTTTAAGTTTTAAAAGCACTTTTTTAGGATATTAGAAAGATAAATTTACTTTTATACTTAAATAAATATATTAAATATAATAAATAACATTATTTTTGTCCTATTATCAAAATTCACCCTTTGGGTGCAAAATTTCTTTTAGCTCGCTATCACTTAGCTTGTAGTTATAAAATCTCTCATAAAACTCTTTTGTTTTTTGCTCTAAATTTAGATCGCTAAATTTCTCTGGGTAAAATGTCTTAGCCAGCCAAAGCGGATAGAGCGCACCTTCAGCACTTCTTACGCTCCAAAGATAAACGCCACTTGGCACTACAAAAATTTCTCCATTTTGCACAGCTTTTAGCTTGGCAAATGATGCGTTTTTAGCGATAGCATCGGCACTTTTTTGTGAATTTGTGATGATAATGTCTGGGTTAAAGATGATGACTTGCTCTTCATTTATCGCTTTTGAAATTTTAAAATCCCCATCGCTTAGCTCTGAGCTTAAATTTATACCACCAGCCACGCTAATATACTCTGCGCCGATATCCTTTGAGCTAATGGTATTAAAGTTCCCAGAGCTATAGTTAAGCACTAAAACTCTCTTTTTTGGCGTTAAATTTGCTGTTTTTTGGCTTACAAATTTTATGTTGTCGTTAAAATAGTCATTAAACTCATGTGCCCTTTTTATGCTCTTTTCGCCCCAAATTTCAGCGATCTTGCTAAAGCTATCTTGTATCTCTTTGATACTTTGAAATTTATCTATCTTCACAACTGCGATGCCAGCGCTCTCTAACTGAGCCTTGCTATTTTCATCAAACATCATGCCAACTGGCCCAAAAACAACTTGCGTTTTTGAAGCGATGATCGTTTCAATGCTGCTACTTAGCATGCCGCTTTTATTTTCGTTGCTCTTTATCTTTGGAAAAATTTTTGACATTAGTGGAGGCAGTTTTGGCGCACCGCTAATTATGTGATCTTCGTTGCCAAGCATCGCGGAGACCTGCACAAATGCCCCTATCAAAGGCGTTGCACGCTCGATAACATCAGGCACTTCTACCTTTTTATTATCGCTATCAAGCACCACTCTTGCTTGCAAACTAACAAGCAAAAAAGCCAAAAGTAAAATTTTCTTAAACATATTTTCTCCTTTTAATCCACCATCACGCAAGAGTAATGCTCGCGCTCATCGATGATATTTTTCACCACTCGTATATCTACACCGTAAATTTTCTTTAAATTTTCACCATTCATCACCTCGCTAGCCTCGCCGTAGATGTAGTTTTTATCACGCCCAAGCATCGCAACTTTTGCGTTTAGATAAAAGACTTGCTCTGGCTGATGAGAGGTGAGGATGATGATGTAGCCTTGCTTTGCGAGCTTTTTTATCTCTTTTAAAACTCGCATTTGGTTGCCAAAGTCTAAATTTGCCGTTGGCTCGTCAAGTAGCATCACCTTTGAGCGCTGCGCCAAAGCCCTAGCTATCAGAACCATTTGCCGCTCGCCGCCACTTAGATCGGTGTAAATTTTATCTTTAAAACTCTCTAAATTTAGCGTCTTTAGCGCATCTAGTGCTATCTTTTCATCCTCTTTGCTAGGGCGTTCAAATATACCAAGTCTTGCATTTGCACTCATCATCACCACATCAAAAACGCTAAAAGCAAATGGCGGAGTGTGAGCTTGCGGGACGTAGCTTATAAAGCTTGCTCGCTCCTTTTCGCTCATTTTTAGCGCGTCTTTGCCGTCTATTAAAATTTCTCCCCCAAGTGGCTTTAAAAAGCCAAGTATCGTCTTAAACGTCGTCGTTTTGCCAACGCCGTTGCTACCAAGCAGGCAAAAGATGTCGCCATCTTGTAAATTTGCATTGAAATTTTCTATAACGACCTTTTTGTCGTAGCCACAGCTTAAATTTTTTATCTCAAATTTCACGCAAAACCCTTTTTGCTCTTATAGAGCAGATAGACAAAAACAGGCGCGCCAACTAGCGAAGTGATGACGCCAAGCGGGATCTCACTTGCCATTAGGCTACGTGAAGTGGTATCTACTATCAGTAAAAATAGCCCTCCGCCAAGTAGCGAAGCTGGAAAGAGTGTGATGAAATTTGCTCCCACGACAAAGCGCATGATGTGAGGGATGACAAGCCCCACCCAGCCCACGATACCGCAAAATGAGACGCAAGTAGCGGTTAGAAGTGTCGAGGCGATGATGATTATGATGTTATAAAATTTCACATTTAGCCCCATCGCCCTAGCCTCTTCTTCGCCAAAGCTAAGCGTATTTAGCTTATAGCGAAGCATGAAAAGTGGCACAAGGCAGATCATAACTACGCAAAAAAGCAGAGCTAAATTTTTATATCCGCCGCTTCTTGCAAGGCTTCCCATCAGCCAAAAAGTGACTTCTGGTAGCTTATCTTCGCTATCGGCTAGAAATTTTATAAGCGAGCTAAGCGCCCCAAAAAGAGATGAAATGACGATGCCAGTTAGCACCATCACGAGTAAATTTAACCTGCCTTTTGCGATGACGCTGCTTATAAAAACGACAGCAAAAACCGCAAATAGACCACAAGCAAAGGCGCTAAGCTGCACGCCTATGTAGTTAAAATTTAAGATGATAGCCACGCTCGCCCCCACAGCTGCGCCACTTGAGACACCAAGGATGTCAGGCGAGACTAGAGGATTTTTAAAAAGACCTTGATAGACAGCTCCAGAGCTAGCAAGCGCTGCACCAACAAGGACGGCAAAAAGCACCCTTGGCAAGCGAATGAGCGTAAAGACCGTGTAGCCTTGCTCGTCGCTTGGCTGCTCGTTTAAAATGGCTGATCTTATAAACTCAAAAATTTGAGCGTAGCTTATCTCGTAGCGTCCGATACCTAATGAAAAAAAGAGCACCAGCAAAAGAAGCGCAAATAATGCGAAAATTATATTTTGACTACTCAAATTTCATCTCCCGCACGTCCCACCAAATGAGATAACTCTTGGTTTCTCTTTTAAATTTAAAGCCGCTTTTGGTCTTTGTGAGGTAGCTTTTTACATTTTCTTTGTAAATTTCTTCTTTTTCAGGCGTGATCTCACCGACAAATCTAAAATAAGAAAACGCCTCTTCAAGGCTAGCAAAATCCCTCTCATAAATGGTATCGATTATCTTTAAATTTGGATTTGCTCCCATGTCGTAAGCGATATTAAAGATAAAGTTATAGCCAAATCTCCTATCGCTAAGACCTGCCTCTTTTTCATCTTTTATCCCTTTTAAGAAGTCTTGCCAGAACGTTTTTAAGCTTGGATAATCCATTAAAAAAGAGGTCATCACGACATATTTTTTAGCAAATTTGTAAAGCTTTTTTATATCAAAAAGCCCAACTGAGCGTGATGCTAGCACGATGTCATACTTTGGCAAGTCCTTTATGCTCGCCTCATCGCTCCAGTCTTTTTGGATGAAATTTATATTTTTCGCTCCAGCCTCTTTTGCGTTTTTTTTAGCGTATTCAAGCATTTTAACAAACGGATCTAGCGCACTAACGCTCTTTGCTAGCTTTGCAAGTGGCACGCTAAGCCTTGCTGGACCACACCCCACGTCAAGCACACTGTCATCTTTTGTGATAGGTAAATTTGAGAGCAAATTTAATGTAGAAGCTGCCTCCATGCGCGTCATCTCGTTATACATATTCGCGACATCGTCCCAATTTACGCCACCTTCTTTGCCTTTTACCTTTTGCAAAGTAGGCAAAAACACTCGCTCCAAAATCGCTTGATAATCAACTAGCCCTTGCATCTCTCTCCCTTTGGTTATTTAAATCTGCCCTACAAAAAGGGCAAATTTAAAGAGCCTAAAGCCAAAATAAATTTGGCTTTAGTTTTTGGTTTTAGAATTTAACTTGAGCTGAAAGCATGAAGGTTCTGCTTTGTCCTAAGAAAAGTGAGGTTCCTTCTCTGTCTGGTATCTCTCCATTCACGTCAGATGGGAACATTCCCGCCCAGTATTTTTTATTAAAGAGGTTATTTATGTCAAATCTTATAGTTGTCTCTTTGCCTAGCCAAGCTTTTGTAGTGTATCTAGCTCCAACATCTGTTGTGAAGTAGCCATTTACACTATGAGCATTAGCATTGTCGATGTAGCGTTTACCTGTATAGTGGAAATTTGTTGTAAATGCAAGTTTATTTGTGCTAGGAACTGCGTAGTCAAACAAGACATTTGCTTGAAATTTTGGCTCACCGATAACTATTTTGCCTTCAGATACGCCATCTTTAGCATTTTTTATCTTAGCATCAAGAAGTGTAAAGCCACCATACATGCTTAATGTATCAACAAGCTTTCCGCCAGTAGTTAGCTCAAAGCCGCGGTTTCTTTGTGTGCCTTGAACTTTAAAATCAGCACTTGCTCCACTGCCAACTAGATATGCTATAGGACGCTTTATCTCAAAGATAGCAGCTGATAGGTCGAGCTCACCTAGTCTAGCTTTTGCACCAATCTCATATTGTTTGCTTCTAAATGGTTCTACCACTAAAGTCTCGCCTTTTCTAGCTCCGTTTGAAAATGTATATGTTGTTCCTTCGCTTGAGATACTATCTGCGTATGTTGTATAAAGGCTTACGTTTTCAAGTGGCTTATAAACAAGACTTACGCCATAGTTAAAGCCACTTTTATCATAGTTTTTCTCTTTAGAAGGATCTAATTTATAGCTTTTAAACCAGCTTCTTGAAACTGATAAGATAGTGCTGAAGTAGTCATTAAATTTAATATCATCAACAACAGATATATTTTTCATATCGCTACTACTACTTTTATATCTGCCACTTCCTTTTGCTACATGTGGATCGTTAAAGATTCTTGGATTATACAAATTTGACGTACCAAGATTTGCTCTACCACCACTATTTCTAGCACTATAAATGTTCCAGCAATATCCATTTGTAGCTACGGCAAAATTATGTGATAAAGAACCTGTTTCAAAATTTGTCAAACCTTTTAAGAACCAACTATCTACATCAAATCTACCAGATGCGCCACTGCCACCACTTTTAACAACTCTGTAATCTCCATTTTCATTTAAAAACGTCCCGCTTGTACCGTACATATCTCTGATAGCTTTTTGCCACTGATAGCCACCCTCAAAGTACCAGCTCTCACTTGGAGCATATTTTAGTTTTACGCTAGCTGTTGTTGTTTTTAGGTGATTACCACCAAATGTTTGTTCAAGCCCTCTTTTAGTATCTTTTACAGGGCTTGGTACATCAAATTTTGCCACTCCGTTTGTTAATGGCATACTAAAAGCACCTGGCATACCTGAGTTTTTATGCTCGTAATGGCTAAAGTTTGTCTCAAGTATTAAATTTTCTGTAAGGTAAAAATCAAGTCCTAATGAAGCCAAGCGACGAGAGAATTTACTATCTTTGGCATTCTTTTCACCGCCTGAGTAGTAAAAGACGCCTCTATATCCAACTTTTTCAAATTTATTTGAAGTATCAAGTCCGACGCCTAAATTTGACCTTGAGCTATAATCAGTCCAGATGATATTTTGAAGCGGAACTGGACGCTTGCGAGAGTAGAGGAAATATCCTGAAGGTGTAGCACCGCCATAAAGTGAGCCGGCAAGTCCGTTTTAGATTTGCAAACTTTCAAACATCGCCATAGGAACAGCTGTGGTAGATGTAGAGTAAAAGCCGTCCCAAAGGACATTGCCAACAACACTACCTTGAAAACCACGAGTTTGCGGACGACCGATTTCAGCTCCACCACGATATTGAATTTGTGCTGATGGGAAATATCTAACTGCTTCTTCAAAACCTTGGACACCTTGATTATCAAGCACCTCTTTTGAAATTGTATTTACTTGATAAGGCATATCTAAAACTTTTTTGTCAGCCAAAGGACCAGCAGCGACTCTTTTGTTTAAAATTCCCTCATCTATACCACTTTCGCTGATGTTATCACCGACAGAATTTACTTCAACGCCCTCAAGCTTTGTCGTTTGCACAGCAAAAACTTGACTTAAAAAACCACTGCACATCAAGAGCGCAGCACATGTTGCAACCGAGATTTTGTAACTCAATTTTTACTCCTTTTTATAAAAATTTTACGTCTGAAATATTACTAGAACAAATCTTAAATATAATTTATTAATTTATTAAATATATGAATATATATTTAATAAATTAATAGAGGTAAAATAGGTCATTTAAATAATAATATGAGATAAATTTATCGTTTTATTTTGTAGAAATTTTGGTTATTTTTTTATAATGAAGCGTTTTTTATAAGGCTAATTTTTAGTTAAAAAGTAATAAATCTCGCCGTAGTGTCTGACTGAGATGATCCAGTTTAAATTTATATCAAATATCTCAATATCATCAAGTGATGGATACCAGATATCGCTAAAAAATTTATCTAAATCATCAAAGCGCAAAATATCAATGCTCTCAAATTTATTAAAATTTATGTAAATTTCATTTGGCGTGGCGATGCCAAGCTTGCTAAAAGCGGTCTTGAGATCAAAATTTTCTTCGTCCGCATTAAAGCCATCAAGCTTGCTAAATTTATCTATCTTAAAAAACTCATCTATATTATCTAGGCTAAATTTATGAAGTAAATTTTCTCTTATCTTTAAGCACTCATCGTTTGACAAGCTCCTAATGATCGGCATCTCAAAGCCATATTCTTTGCGGAAATTTTCTAGTTTTATCTGATCCATTTTGGGAGGTTTTGGCTAAATTTAAATTTAGCCAAAAATTTATTTTAAAAGCTCTTTTGCGTATTTTAGGCCTAGCTCGTAAGCTTTTGCATTTGCCTCTTTGACCTTAGCTGGCACGCTTGCTAGCATCTCTTCACGCACTAAATTTTCATCCATGCACCCACTCATCGCCACAGCCACACCAAGGGCCACGACGCTTTGAGTGATGACGTTACCAACCTCGTCTTTTGCGATAGAGATGATAGGAATTTCATAAATTTTCCAGCGCTTTTTATCCTCATCGCTCACTTTTACCAAATTTGGCTCGACAACGATCGCGCCGCCCTCTTTCACGCCACTTTTAAAGGCGTTGTAGCTTATCTGCGCGGTGGCAAGCATAAAGTCTATCTCGCCCTCGTTTGCATAAGGGTATAAAATTTCTTTCTCGTCAAGTATGATATCGACCTTCGTTGGGCCGCCACGCACCTGAGATGTGTAAGTAGAGGCCTTCACGCCGTATCCGCCTGCTTTTATCTTGGCAGCTGAGAGGATCTCGCCTGCTAGTATGACGCCCTGTCCGCCAACGCCGACAAATCTTAGTTGTGACTTCATGCTAGCTCCTCAAAATTTATCGCTTCATTGCTCATTGCAGCCTTTCTTACCTTGTCGTAAGCTTTGGTGTATTCGATCTTTTCTTCATCTTTGTGAAGCACGCCAAGTGGGAAAATGCCCTTTTTCTCTTCGTCACTTAGCATGTCAAATTTGACCTTGCTCGTCGTGCGGCCTTTTATCCACTCTAAATTTTTCACCGCCTCGCCCATTTTATTTTTGCGGCCTAAATTTATATGGCAGTTTGAAAATACATCAAAAAAGCTGTATCCATCGTGGCTAAAGCCCTCTACAAAGAGCTTTGTTAGCTTCTCTGGCTCGATGACGCTACCACGCGCGACAAAGCTAGCACCTGCGGCGGTTGCGAGCTTACAGGCGTCAAAGCTAGGATCGATGTTGCCGTATTGCGCTGTGACCGTCCACATGCCCTTTGGCGTGGTTGGGCTGGTTTGAGAGTTTGTTAGCGCGTAGATGAAGTTGTTTATAAGGATGTGATTTAGCCCGATATTTCGGCGGCATCCGTGTATCGTGTGGTTGCCTCCGATCGCTAGTCCGTCGCCATCGCCAGTTACCACGATGACGTGTTTGTCTGGATTTGCCATCTTTACGCCAGTGGCGTAAGCTACGGCTCTGCCGTGAGTTGTGTGGATGGTGTTGCAGTCGAGATATCCGCTAAAGCGACCAGAACAGCCTATGCCTGAGACCACGCAAACATCGTTCATATCCCAGCCTATGGTGTCGATAGCGCGGATGAGCGCCTTTAGTATGACGCCGTCGCCACAGCCCCAGCACCAAAGAGTAGGCATTTTGTCTATTCGTAAATATTTATCATAATTAAAAGCCATAAATTTCTCCTATCTTCGCCTCGATCTCGCTTGGACTTATCGGTCTGCCGTTTGCTTTTAGCAGTTTTGCAAAGTCATCTCTTAAGATGATCTTTGAAATTTCGCCACTATATTGACCTAAATTTAGCTCACAGACTAAAATTTTCTTAAATTTATTTGATATCTCTTTTAGTTTTTTAGCTGGAGCTGGGAAAAGTGTGAGTGGCTTAAATAGCCCTACTTTTAGCCCTTTTTCACGTAAATTTAATATCGCTTGCTTAGCCGAAAGCGCCACGCTACCAAAGGCGATGATGCAAATTTCTGCATCTTCAAGCATAAACTCTTCAAATTTCTCGCACTCATCTACGTGTAAATTTATCTTATTAAATAGCCTATTCATCGAGTATTCAACGATCTTGCCATCTTCTGTTGGAAAGCCAGTTGAGCCGTGATGAAGCCCAGTGATATGGTAGTGGTAGCCTTTAAAGAAAGGATTTAGCGTGGCTGGCTCATCTGGTGCGGCCTCATAAGGTTTATACTCTTTTGGCTCGCCACTAAATTCTCTTCTTTTATAAATTTCTAGCTCGCTAATCTCTGGCAAACGCACCCTTGCTTGCATGTGTCCTATCGTCTCATCAAGTAGCAGCATAACTGGCGTCATAAACCTAGCTGCGAGGTTAAACGCTCGAACTGTTTGCGTATAGCACTCCTCTAGACTGCTAGGAGCTAGCACTATCATATTTACATCGCCGTGAGTTGGGTTTTTGGCCTGCAAGATATCGCCTTGTGCGACGCGGGTTGGTAAGCCAGTTGAAGGGCCACCGCGCATGACGTTTACAATGACAAGCGGTATCTCAGCGATAAAGCCAAGGCCTATTTGTTCAGCCTTTAGTGAAATTCCAGGCCCTGAGCTAGCAGTCATCGCCTTAGCTCCGCTCGCACTTGCACCAAGAGAAACTGAAATTCCAGCTATCTCATCTTCCATTTGTATAAATGTACCGCCATGTTTTGGCAAAAGCACGCTTAGCTCATGGGCGATCTCGCTACTTGGAGTGATCGGATATCCGCCAAAGAAGTTACAGCCACACTCGACCGCAGCCCTTGCTACTAGGGCATTTCCAGTTGATACTAGCTCTCTCATGCGCTCTCTCCAAGCTTTGCAAATTTATTTGCCTTTACGGCCGCAGCTCGCTCTTTGCTCTCAGGCGTTAGCTTTGCAAATTTAAAGCCTTTTTCAGCCACATAAATGGCAAAATCAGGACAGTGAAGCTCACAGTCGCGACAGCCTATGCATGAGTCAGCATAGACGACCTCTATCATCTTACCAAGCACCGCTTTTGGCTCAAGTCTCATCGCTAGCACGCCTGCTGGGCAGTAGCTCACGCAGACATCACAGGCCTTACACCTGCTCTCATCGACCCAAACAGGTACATTTTCTTTTATTATCATCTATATTCCTAATCCAAATTTTCTTTTAAAAATTTAATGTTTTTTCTAATATCAGCTTCGCTTTTACTTAGCTGCTCTTGCTCACTTTCATTTATATTTAGCTCTAAAATTTCTTTTAAGCCCTCACGTCCAAGCCTTACTAGCCTGCCGCAACTTAGCTCATCATCAAGAAGTACGCTAGCACTTAAAATTTCATCACTCTTGCC is a genomic window containing:
- a CDS encoding ABC transporter substrate-binding protein, whose product is MFKKILLLAFLLVSLQARVVLDSDNKKVEVPDVIERATPLIGAFVQVSAMLGNEDHIISGAPKLPPLMSKIFPKIKSNENKSGMLSSSIETIIASKTQVVFGPVGMMFDENSKAQLESAGIAVVKIDKFQSIKEIQDSFSKIAEIWGEKSIKRAHEFNDYFNDNIKFVSQKTANLTPKKRVLVLNYSSGNFNTISSKDIGAEYISVAGGINLSSELSDGDFKISKAINEEQVIIFNPDIIITNSQKSADAIAKNASFAKLKAVQNGEIFVVPSGVYLWSVRSAEGALYPLWLAKTFYPEKFSDLNLEQKTKEFYERFYNYKLSDSELKEILHPKGEF
- a CDS encoding 2-oxoglutarate synthase subunit alpha, which produces MRELVSTGNALVARAAVECGCNFFGGYPITPSSEIAHELSVLLPKHGGTFIQMEDEIAGISVSLGASASGAKAMTASSGPGISLKAEQIGLGFIAEIPLVIVNVMRGGPSTGLPTRVAQGDILQAKNPTHGDVNMIVLAPSSLEECYTQTVRAFNLAARFMTPVMLLLDETIGHMQARVRLPEISELEIYKRREFSGEPKEYKPYEAAPDEPATLNPFFKGYHYHITGLHHGSTGFPTEDGKIVEYSMNRLFNKINLHVDECEKFEEFMLEDAEICIIAFGSVALSAKQAILNLREKGLKVGLFKPLTLFPAPAKKLKEISNKFKKILVCELNLGQYSGEISKIILRDDFAKLLKANGRPISPSEIEAKIGEIYGF
- a CDS encoding 2-oxoacid:acceptor oxidoreductase family protein yields the protein MKSQLRFVGVGGQGVILAGEILSAAKIKAGGYGVKASTYTSQVRGGPTKVDIILDEKEILYPYANEGEIDFMLATAQISYNAFKSGVKEGGAIVVEPNLVKVSDEDKKRWKIYEIPIISIAKDEVGNVITQSVVALGVAVAMSGCMDENLVREEMLASVPAKVKEANAKAYELGLKYAKELLK
- a CDS encoding FecCD family ABC transporter permease codes for the protein MSSQNIIFALFALLLLVLFFSLGIGRYEISYAQIFEFIRSAILNEQPSDEQGYTVFTLIRLPRVLFAVLVGAALASSGAVYQGLFKNPLVSPDILGVSSGAAVGASVAIILNFNYIGVQLSAFACGLFAVFAVVFISSVIAKGRLNLLVMVLTGIVISSLFGALSSLIKFLADSEDKLPEVTFWLMGSLARSGGYKNLALLFCVVMICLVPLFMLRYKLNTLSFGEEEARAMGLNVKFYNIIIIIASTLLTATCVSFCGIVGWVGLVIPHIMRFVVGANFITLFPASLLGGGLFLLIVDTTSRSLMASEIPLGVITSLVGAPVFVYLLYKSKKGFA
- a CDS encoding TonB-dependent receptor plug domain-containing protein is translated as MSYKISVATCAALLMCSGFLSQVFAVQTTKLEGVEVNSVGDNISESGIDEGILNKRVAAGPLADKKVLDMPYQVNTISKEVLDNQGVQGFEEAVRYFPSAQIQYRGGAEIGRPQTRGFQGSVVGNVLWDGFYSTSTTAVPMAMFESLQI
- a CDS encoding TonB-dependent receptor; protein product: MASLGLDFYLTENLILETNFSHYEHKNSGMPGAFSMPLTNGVAKFDVPSPVKDTKRGLEQTFGGNHLKTTTASVKLKYAPSESWYFEGGYQWQKAIRDMYGTSGTFLNENGDYRVVKSGGSGASGRFDVDSWFLKGLTNFETGSLSHNFAVATNGYCWNIYSARNSGGRANLGTSNLYNPRIFNDPHVAKGSGRYKSSSSDMKNISVVDDIKFNDYFSTILSVSRSWFKSYKLDPSKEKNYDKSGFNYGVSLVYKPLENVSLYTTYADSISSEGTTYTFSNGARKGETLVVEPFRSKQYEIGAKARLGELDLSAAIFEIKRPIAYLVGSGASADFKVQGTQRNRGFELTTGGKLVDTLSMYGGFTLLDAKIKNAKDGVSEGKIVIGEPKFQANVLFDYAVPSTNKLAFTTNFHYTGKRYIDNANAHSVNGYFTTDVGARYTTKAWLGKETTIRFDINNLFNKKYWAGMFPSDVNGEIPDREGTSLFLGQSRTFMLSAQVKF
- a CDS encoding heat-shock protein; its protein translation is MDQIKLENFRKEYGFEMPIIRSLSNDECLKIRENLLHKFSLDNIDEFFKIDKFSKLDGFNADEENFDLKTAFSKLGIATPNEIYINFNKFESIDILRFDDLDKFFSDIWYPSLDDIEIFDINLNWIISVRHYGEIYYFLTKN
- a CDS encoding 4Fe-4S dicluster domain-containing protein, giving the protein MIIKENVPVWVDESRCKACDVCVSYCPAGVLAMRLEPKAVLGKMIEVVYADSCIGCRDCELHCPDFAIYVAEKGFKFAKLTPESKERAAAVKANKFAKLGESA
- a CDS encoding 2-oxoglutarate ferredoxin oxidoreductase subunit beta; the encoded protein is MAFNYDKYLRIDKMPTLWCWGCGDGVILKALIRAIDTIGWDMNDVCVVSGIGCSGRFSGYLDCNTIHTTHGRAVAYATGVKMANPDKHVIVVTGDGDGLAIGGNHTIHGCRRNIGLNHILINNFIYALTNSQTSPTTPKGMWTVTAQYGNIDPSFDACKLATAAGASFVARGSVIEPEKLTKLFVEGFSHDGYSFFDVFSNCHINLGRKNKMGEAVKNLEWIKGRTTSKVKFDMLSDEEKKGIFPLGVLHKDEEKIEYTKAYDKVRKAAMSNEAINFEELA
- a CDS encoding ABC transporter ATP-binding protein; the protein is MKFEIKNLSCGYDKKVVIENFNANLQDGDIFCLLGSNGVGKTTTFKTILGFLKPLGGEILIDGKDALKMSEKERASFISYVPQAHTPPFAFSVFDVVMMSANARLGIFERPSKEDEKIALDALKTLNLESFKDKIYTDLSGGERQMVLIARALAQRSKVMLLDEPTANLDFGNQMRVLKEIKKLAKQGYIIILTSHQPEQVFYLNAKVAMLGRDKNYIYGEASEVMNGENLKKIYGVDIRVVKNIIDEREHYSCVMVD
- the sdhA gene encoding 8-methylmenaquinol:fumarate reductase flavoprotein subunit; translated protein: MSEKFTRREFLQSACISVGALATTAGATNIFAGELPKGNESGLPSVDVLIIGSGGAGLRAATAVRKQYPNSTVVVATKMMPSRNATCMAEGGINGVTDFSNGDSFKLHAYDTVKGAAYLADQDAVVKFCEAAGAVIHELDHNGMLFSRIDNGDVSRKDNGDVAFRFMGGASKKRCNYAADKTGHILMHACLDDAITAGVKFLMDHELLEIGLEDGKVEGVVLRNIQDGQIYPVLCKSLVIATGGYTRIFYNRTSVPFIATGDGIAAALKAGLGFEDPEMLQFHPTGVQNGGTLITEAARGEGGYLLNNKGERFMKNYHEKMELAPRDVVARAIETEIREGRGFGEGMSAYVLCDVRHLGKDTIMKKLPKIRHTAMLFQNIDLIEQPVPIRPTAHYSMGGIEVAKFDDMSTKIPGIYVGGEASCVSIHGANRLGGNSLTDAVVTGDLAGKGAGAYAQNAKFASGKKTSELAKMWQDKFKAIATGEGGVNDMYALREELGKNNWDLMGIFRTGAKLDQLSKNLEAIQAKYDTLKVPNQNPVMNTAFTDYVELGNLILLSRAACLAAQNRLESRGAHTREDYPKRDDINFLKHSIVTLKDGKLELSYKDVVTGIFSLDGKKPE
- a CDS encoding class I SAM-dependent methyltransferase, whose protein sequence is MQGLVDYQAILERVFLPTLQKVKGKEGGVNWDDVANMYNEMTRMEAASTLNLLSNLPITKDDSVLDVGCGPARLSVPLAKLAKSVSALDPFVKMLEYAKKNAKEAGAKNINFIQKDWSDEASIKDLPKYDIVLASRSVGLFDIKKLYKFAKKYVVMTSFLMDYPSLKTFWQDFLKGIKDEKEAGLSDRRFGYNFIFNIAYDMGANPNLKIIDTIYERDFASLEEAFSYFRFVGEITPEKEEIYKENVKSYLTKTKSGFKFKRETKSYLIWWDVREMKFE